In Osmerus mordax isolate fOsmMor3 chromosome 24, fOsmMor3.pri, whole genome shotgun sequence, the following are encoded in one genomic region:
- the snap29 gene encoding synaptosomal-associated protein 29 — MAYPKSHNPFADDEEEESGSSGGFDDPSYRGLSEAERKQRYLQQEVMHTAKSAVDSSQRSLALIYESEKMGVETAEELMRQGEALKRSERMVDNMDQDLKTSQKHINSIKSVWGGLVNYFKAKPETKPEPEQPPSYQASDKLQNALGSSKQHEDKYQACHPNLRKLDNEGFGASASVDDGSSRRNGHPQNQYLQNAHKTLDNNLDEMSMGLGRLKSLGLGLQSEIEDQDVSLDKLLGKVDKMDLKINNTNQQLKNLK; from the exons aTGGCGTACCCCAAGTCCCATAACCCCTTTgcagatgatgaggaggaggaaagcgGGTCAAGCGGGGGGTTTGACGACCCAAGTTACCGTGGGCTGAGTGAGGCGGAGAGGAAGCAGAGATACttacaacaggaagtgatgcacaCAGCCAAGTCCGCTGTTGACAGCAGTCAGCGCTCCCTGGCTCTCATCTACGAGTCTGAGAAGATGGGCGTTGAGACTGCAGAA GAATTGATGCGTCAAGGAGAGGCTCTGAAGAGGTCTGAGCGGATGGTGGACAACATGGACCAGGACCTGAAGACCAGCCAGAAACACATCAACAGCATCAAGAGCGTGTGGGGAGGTCTAGTGAATTACTTTAAGGCCAAGCCCGAGACCAAGCCAGAGCCGGAGCAACCTCCTTCCTACCAGGCGAGCGACAA ATTGCAGAATGCCCTTGGCAGTAGTAAACAGCATGAGGACAAATACCAGGCCTGCCACCCCAACCTGAGGAAGCTTGACAATGAAG GGTTTGGTGCCTCCGCGTCGGTGGATGATGGCTCGTCCAGGAGGAACGGCCACCCTCAGAACCAATACCTCCAGAATGCTCACAAGACTCTGGACAACAACCTCG ATGAGATGTCAATGGGCCTGGGCAGGTTGAAGAGTTTGGGACTGGGTCTCCAGTCTGAGATTGAGGACCAGGACGTCTCTCTGGACAAACTCCTGGGGAAGGTTGACAAGATGGACCTGAAGATCAACAACACCAACCAGCAGTTAAAAAACCTCAAATGA
- the serpind1 gene encoding heparin cofactor 2 encodes MRLLMLIAVSCLLADLCQGGIKDLGSHFSSPSPQPDPNPRSLGQGGALEGAQDVEALPLDFHQENTVTSDLPLEGYEDEDYIDFDKILAEGGDDYSEGDEIDEIATPAPEIDVFSEPSDPKVRRARLLRLFHGRSRLQRINTVNARFGFNLYRSLRNDVNQSDNILLAPASISIAMGMMALGTGPGTHVQLFEATGFADFVNASHHYDNTTVHKLFRKLTHRLFRRNFGYTLRFVNDLYVKKDVPVEAGFSTDSKAYYYAEPQSVDFKDPAFLKMANRRILKLTKGLIKEPLKSVDANMALMLLNYLYFKGTWESKFPKEATYYRNFRMTEKTNVRVPMMQNKGMYMAAADHELQCDILQLPYCGNMSMLVVLPRKMSGMRTLEQKISPTVVNRWISNMTNRTREVVFPRFKLEQSYDLIDNLKEMGLTKLFQDKADFSGMTSEKIGINWLKHQGTITVNEEGTEAAALTQVGFMPLSSQVRFVVDHPFLFLVYEHRTDCLLFMGRVVNPSQS; translated from the exons ATGAGACTCCTCATGCTCATCGCTGTGTCCTGCCTGCTGGCTGACCTCTGTCAAGGCGGGATCAAAGATCTGGGCTCCCACTTCAGctcacccagcccccagcctgacCCCAACCCTCGTAGCCTAGGCCAGGGGGGTGCCCTGGAGGGGGCCCAGGATGTGGAAGCCCTGCCCCTGGACTTCCACCAGGAGAACACAGTGACGAGCGACCTTCCTCTGGAGGGCTACGAGGATGAAGACTACATCGACTTTGATAAGATattggcagagggaggggacgattacag CGAGGGGGACGAGATAGACGAGATCGCCACGCCGGCCCCAGAGATCGACGTGTTCTCTGAGCCATCCGACCCCAAGGTCCGGCGCGCCCGACTTCTCCGCCTCTTCCACGGCCGCTCGCGCCTCCAGAGGATCAACACCGTCAACGCCCGATTTGGGTTCAACCTCTACCGCAGCCTCCGTAACGACGTCAACCAGAGCGACAATATCTTGCTGGCCCCCGCCAGCATCTCCATCGCCATGGGGATGATGGCACTGGGGACAGGGCCAGGGACCCACGTCCAGCTCTTTGAAGCCACAGGATTTGCTGATTTCGTCAATGCCAGTCATCACTATGACAACACCACAGTGCACAAGCTCTTCCGGAAGCTGACCCATAGGCTGTTCCGGAGGAACTTCGGATACACCCTGCGCTTCGTCAACGACCTGTACGTGAAGAAGGACGTTCCCGTGGAGGCGGGTTTCTCTACGGACAGCAAGGCTTACTACTACGCAGAACCCCAGTCGGTGGACTTCAAAGACCCTGCGTTCCTCAAGATGGCCAACAGACGCATCCTCAAACTCACCAAGGGGCTGATCAAAGAGCCTCTGAAGAGCGTCGACGCCAACATGGCGCTGATGCTCCTCAACTACCTCTACTTCAAAG GCACCTGGGAGAGCAAGTTCCCCAAGGAGGCCACTTACTACAGGAACTTCCGCATGACGGAGAAGACCAATGTGCGGGTTCCCATGATGCAGAACAAGGGCATGTACATGGCGGCAGCCGACCACGAGCTGCAGTGTGACATCCTGCAG CTGCCGTACTGCGGGAACATGAGCATGCTGGTAGTCCTTCCCAGGAAGATGTCAGGCATGAGGACCCTAGAGCAGAAAATCTCCCCCACTGTGGTCAACAGGTGGATTAGCAACATGACCAATAG gaCACGTGAGGTGGTGTTCCCCCGGTTCAAACTGGAGCAGAGTTACGATCTGATAGACAACCTGAAGGAGATGGGCCTGACCAAGCTGTTCCAGGACAAGGCGGACTTCTCTGGGATGACTTCAGAGAAGATCGGCATCAACTGG CTGAAACACCAGGGAACCATCACGGTGAATGAGGAAGGCACGGAGGCAGCAGCGCTGACCCAGGTGGGCTTcatgcccctctcctctcaggtcCGCTTTGTGGTGGACCACCCTTTCCTGTTCCTGGTCTACGAACACCGCACAGATTGCCTGCTTTTCATGGGCCGCGTGGTCAACCCCTCTCAGAGCTAG
- the mtx3 gene encoding metaxin-3 isoform X1, with amino-acid sequence MATSMELRCWGGDWGLPSVHTESLIVLAYAKFSGANITVSPIDRTWRTLTSPVPELVCEGSTLTEPSQILAFLRKQRFNADYELTARQGADTMAYTALLEEKLRPALLHTFWVDAENYSNLTRPWFASRSPFPLNFLVPGRRSNAALSRILLTKSESPLYSITEVEGKIYSEAKECLNLLSHRLGTANYFFGNSPSSLDAFVFGFLAPLHKASLPSSPLQSHLRQLTNLTTFCDNILVNHFSSSRPACVCVCSSLSPARPGDNGCQPAEANPAGQQGVQPD; translated from the exons ATGGCGACTTCCATGGAGCTGAGATGCTGGGGGGGCGACTGGGGCTTGCCCTCTGTCCATACTGAATCTCTTATAGTACTG gCATATGCCAAGTTTTCTGGCGCAAATATAACAGTCTCTCCAATCGACAGGACATGGAGAACTCTAACAT ctccagtcccggagtTGGTGTGTGAGGGCTCCACACTGACAGAGCCCTCTCAGATCCTGGCTTTCCTCAGGAAGCAG AGGTTTAATGCTGATTATGAACTGACAGCCAGACAGGGAGCTGACACCATGGCTTACACTGCTCTGCTGGAGGAGAAACTACGACcagctctg TTACACACGTTCTGGGTGGATGCAGAAAACTACTCTAACTTGACCCGGCCCTGGTTCGCCTCccgctctcccttccccctcaacTTCTTGGTTCCTGGTCGCCGTTCCAATGCAGCACTCTCCCGTATCCTGCTGACTAAGAGTGAATCTCCTCTATACAGTATCACTGAGGTGGAAGGCAAG atCTACAGTGAAGCTAAGGAATGTCTGAATCTTCTGTCTCACAGACTAGGGACAGCAAACTACTTCTTTGGCAACTC GCCCTCCAGTCTGGACGCGTTTGTGTTTGGCTTCTTGGCTCCGCTCCACAAAGCCAGTCTTCCCAGCAGCCCACTGCAGAGTCATCTCCGACAGCTGACCAACCTCACCACCTTCTGTGACAACATCCTTGTCAACCACTTCAGCTCCAGtcgcccag cctgtgtctgtgtgtgttccagcctctccccagcccgtccAGGAGACAATGGATGCCAACCTGCAGAAGCTAACCCAGCTGGTCAACAAGGAGTCCAACCTGATTGA
- the mtx3 gene encoding metaxin-3 isoform X2: protein MATSMELRCWGGDWGLPSVHTESLIVLAYAKFSGANITVSPIDRTWRTLTSPVPELVCEGSTLTEPSQILAFLRKQRFNADYELTARQGADTMAYTALLEEKLRPALLHTFWVDAENYSNLTRPWFASRSPFPLNFLVPGRRSNAALSRILLTKSESPLYSITEVEGKIYSEAKECLNLLSHRLGTANYFFGNSPSSLDAFVFGFLAPLHKASLPSSPLQSHLRQLTNLTTFCDNILVNHFSSSRPASPQPVQETMDANLQKLTQLVNKESNLIEKMDDNLRSSPQHIPCRPDAKRRPDANEKSSTPA from the exons ATGGCGACTTCCATGGAGCTGAGATGCTGGGGGGGCGACTGGGGCTTGCCCTCTGTCCATACTGAATCTCTTATAGTACTG gCATATGCCAAGTTTTCTGGCGCAAATATAACAGTCTCTCCAATCGACAGGACATGGAGAACTCTAACAT ctccagtcccggagtTGGTGTGTGAGGGCTCCACACTGACAGAGCCCTCTCAGATCCTGGCTTTCCTCAGGAAGCAG AGGTTTAATGCTGATTATGAACTGACAGCCAGACAGGGAGCTGACACCATGGCTTACACTGCTCTGCTGGAGGAGAAACTACGACcagctctg TTACACACGTTCTGGGTGGATGCAGAAAACTACTCTAACTTGACCCGGCCCTGGTTCGCCTCccgctctcccttccccctcaacTTCTTGGTTCCTGGTCGCCGTTCCAATGCAGCACTCTCCCGTATCCTGCTGACTAAGAGTGAATCTCCTCTATACAGTATCACTGAGGTGGAAGGCAAG atCTACAGTGAAGCTAAGGAATGTCTGAATCTTCTGTCTCACAGACTAGGGACAGCAAACTACTTCTTTGGCAACTC GCCCTCCAGTCTGGACGCGTTTGTGTTTGGCTTCTTGGCTCCGCTCCACAAAGCCAGTCTTCCCAGCAGCCCACTGCAGAGTCATCTCCGACAGCTGACCAACCTCACCACCTTCTGTGACAACATCCTTGTCAACCACTTCAGCTCCAGtcgcccag cctctccccagcccgtccAGGAGACAATGGATGCCAACCTGCAGAAGCTAACCCAGCTGGTCAACAAGGAGTCCAACCTGATTGAGAAA ATGGATGATAACCTTCGCAGCAGCCCCCAGCACATACCATGCAGACCAGACGCCAAACGCAGACCAGACGCCAACGAAAAGAGCTCTACCCCGGCCTAA